A DNA window from Litoribacterium kuwaitense contains the following coding sequences:
- a CDS encoding HEAT repeat domain-containing protein gives MQREGQWYEYLIEGKSVPATLLPNNEFERDAADLVLTRYAHNIASEDVTKRIIQFTNTYLEDYYRKRLRSRRRSVHINALHKIMDFQMKFLLNDVYQSLERKIKYTPEQYLLMYKVISLFDQKRFVHYLLHPNFRLGEHEYRYLLIELQTAQITTLLKRFNDLPQNFQYVFIDLLGVQHYLQHISFLEGLLDDEDVEIRVRSLKAIANIGYPSSVERYKPFVHSGNWVERLMAAKLLVHLSEEHTLELLTELLEDSSWEVRSQAASSLKETRDGIQRLKQFMSTSEDEYAKHMVKDVLGREALV, from the coding sequence TTGCAAAGAGAAGGTCAATGGTATGAATATCTCATTGAAGGAAAATCGGTACCAGCAACACTTCTGCCAAATAATGAGTTCGAACGAGATGCTGCAGATCTTGTACTCACTCGCTATGCGCACAATATTGCTAGTGAGGATGTAACGAAGCGAATTATCCAATTTACAAATACCTATTTAGAAGATTATTATCGAAAGCGATTAAGAAGCCGTAGGCGGAGTGTTCATATAAACGCCTTGCATAAAATAATGGATTTTCAAATGAAATTCCTCTTAAACGACGTATATCAATCACTGGAAAGAAAAATCAAATACACGCCAGAGCAATATTTACTAATGTATAAGGTCATTTCATTGTTTGATCAGAAAAGGTTTGTTCACTATTTACTTCATCCAAACTTTCGCTTAGGTGAACATGAATATCGTTACTTACTTATAGAGTTGCAGACTGCGCAAATCACTACTTTATTAAAACGATTTAATGATCTACCACAAAATTTTCAGTATGTGTTTATCGATTTACTTGGTGTTCAACATTATCTTCAACATATTTCGTTTTTGGAAGGCTTATTAGATGATGAAGATGTTGAGATTCGAGTAAGGTCATTAAAAGCCATTGCCAATATAGGTTATCCTTCTTCTGTTGAACGCTATAAACCTTTTGTTCACTCGGGAAATTGGGTTGAACGATTAATGGCGGCCAAATTACTTGTACACCTTTCAGAGGAGCATACTTTAGAGTTGTTAACAGAACTATTGGAAGATTCTTCTTGGGAAGTAAGGTCTCAAGCGGCATCATCATTAAAAGAAACTCGTGACGGTATTCAACGGTTGAAACAATTTATGTCGACGAGTGAAGATGAGTATGCGAAACATATGGTCAAAGACGTACTTGGAAGAGAGGCGCTCGTATGA